TGGCGAAGATATCATTACCCGCCAAACCGCTTTAGAAAATTCCTGTACCTTGGTGTTGTTGTCACCTGTAGCGGGAGGTTAAACATGCGTGAATTTGCCAGAGTTCAAGAGCAGGCTTTAAGCCTTGATCGTTTTGATCCGATTCAGGCTTTTCCTGAGTGTGGTGGGGTTGATATTTTTATTGGTACGGTTCGTAACCACCATGAAGGAAAAGCGGTTAAAGCACTGAAATATACCTCTTATACGCCTGTTGCAGAAAAGATGATTCGCGCAATCGAACAGGAAATTAAAGATAAATATCAGGTCTCTTATGTTCGGGTAATGCATCGGATTGGCTATTTGGATGTCAGTGAAACTGCGATTATTGCCATTGCCTACGCAGCACACCGCCGTGAAGCCTTTCAAGCCTGTGAAGAAGCGGTGGAGCGGGTCAAACATGAAGTACCAATCTGGAAAGAAGAATTTTTTATGGATGGTACC
This genomic stretch from Acinetobacter sp. C32I harbors:
- a CDS encoding molybdenum cofactor biosynthesis protein MoaE; the protein is MREFARVQEQALSLDRFDPIQAFPECGGVDIFIGTVRNHHEGKAVKALKYTSYTPVAEKMIRAIEQEIKDKYQVSYVRVMHRIGYLDVSETAIIAIAYAAHRREAFQACEEAVERVKHEVPIWKEEFFMDGTSQYVEGCCIRKDTAESNHQVKHHQHTHHHENCSHEHTHE